In Corallococcus macrosporus, the following are encoded in one genomic region:
- a CDS encoding putative immunity protein, which translates to MEFGKSDHEALARWAADCAEHVLPFFEQKFPEDLRPRRALEAARAWAQGALAMSEARAAAFAAHAAAHDATAHAAACAAARAAGHAAATAHVVTHAPHAATYAATAAAHGAAEATDVAEVTAREREWQRQQLPEHLHALAFPARTNR; encoded by the coding sequence ATGGAGTTCGGCAAATCCGACCACGAGGCCCTGGCCCGCTGGGCCGCTGACTGCGCCGAGCACGTGCTCCCCTTCTTCGAACAGAAGTTCCCGGAGGACCTCCGTCCCCGCCGGGCCCTCGAGGCCGCTCGGGCCTGGGCACAGGGAGCACTGGCGATGAGCGAGGCACGCGCCGCCGCCTTCGCCGCGCACGCCGCCGCCCACGATGCCACCGCGCACGCCGCCGCCTGCGCCGCCGCCCGTGCCGCGGGTCACGCCGCCGCCACCGCCCACGTCGTCACCCATGCACCGCACGCCGCCACCTACGCGGCCACCGCCGCGGCCCACGGCGCCGCCGAAGCCACCGACGTCGCGGAAGTCACCGCCCGCGAGCGCGAGTGGCAACGGCAACAACTCCCGGAGCACCTCCACGCGCTGGCGTTTCCGGCGCGCACCAACCGCTGA
- a CDS encoding VIT domain-containing protein, with translation MRLFRASSVVLLMGFLAWGCKRDADVAPAKAPAPVAAPANAPAPFVQAGLVAPVTAAGQPDTGEVDLAALRDSVADPRVLSDEELQALSPDTNRRREALERRAAPPRALAMEAPGLGETDVMDSVPPAPTEDAEEVEGSVAGGVIGGVVGGQLAVPAPSAAPPMPEARLRSSMQVIRGAGSGGGGVGAVGRGAAPAKKQAAEPEAPKPVLPRVEAAPRAAKVLVMSDDGRYQPLKARAVRVVTYIQGSRARTVVDHLFENDTGRSLEGTFYYPLPGGATVAGFALYSGAVAVDTPSLFQSSDLLPPLGDNSTESEQLAASAPPAARGSKRSWGDIQEARVVEQKRARQVYEDVVRRNVDPALLEWSGASTFSARVFPLPPKSLKRVVIAYEQTLLFDGTRLRYTWPLPPGAGKELRVSARVHVDPRQALEVAVQPDAGAKARTVGAWQVHDFPTLSGDGALGLALKPRGEDADVLVGADAAGLPGRAFHARVRLPGRLTSGAEGPPTGRAVLVVDTSLSSEDGNAWAIQAATLRALLEKDATLKEYAVLLFDVRPRWLHGPGFRPNDAAHRQASFAELEHVFLEGASHVDGALEELDRAGREWLKPSVSGERVTAFLLSDGNITWGQSRVDALLSRHPSVESLRWVTYRFGEAAVNTELFDALARSSGGRVVNVLSAAEVEAAAKAHRAASVVLSRVAVVGADVKDLVVAGRPRLVFPGQELQVAGRLPGKGDAALEVVTQAGTGPERTLRIPLPSGEDSAFAPRAWAELFVSRLVSLDDERLDRMVVALSQHYRLANARASMLVLESEGDYTRYAVRDAQVDLENLESLRRREEDQRRDKLLGIALDDVPARGRALVARLTGQKGVPALLKRQPLRDAPYSGGEQRLQAELTYRKARRENRDDVMIYEAVARSRAFSGDTWGAVRALSSPVELRPRDAEALRLVGYGLLALGQYPAAAELFEHVRLNRPFEAQAFLEEALALDAAGRYAEAARNYEIVLARSWPRHGEELRTVAGFHYARMLAGLERQAQLAEVAPLLRERRNDLRGPDGEALSSDARPIDYQLTTHWNSDNTDIDLWVIEPNGEKCFYQHMRSSLGGRLYWDITDGLGPELYHARKAAPGPYHVVVHYYGNHSARYVVPTALLLVSDRNVFAEDDGAQRRFQVRILPNANARLLLRREELVAAKDRVSAQPSP, from the coding sequence ATGCGCCTCTTTCGTGCTTCCTCCGTCGTGTTGCTGATGGGGTTCCTCGCCTGGGGTTGTAAACGGGACGCTGACGTCGCCCCGGCCAAGGCCCCTGCTCCGGTCGCGGCGCCGGCCAATGCTCCGGCGCCCTTCGTCCAGGCGGGGCTGGTGGCGCCCGTCACTGCCGCGGGGCAGCCAGACACGGGGGAGGTGGACCTCGCGGCGCTGCGTGACTCCGTGGCGGATCCGCGGGTGCTCTCCGATGAAGAGCTGCAGGCGCTCTCGCCGGACACGAACCGCCGACGGGAGGCCCTTGAGCGCAGGGCCGCACCGCCGAGGGCGCTCGCCATGGAGGCACCCGGGCTGGGGGAAACGGACGTGATGGACAGCGTGCCGCCGGCTCCCACTGAAGACGCCGAGGAGGTGGAGGGGAGCGTCGCCGGGGGAGTCATCGGTGGCGTCGTCGGTGGGCAGCTCGCAGTGCCAGCCCCATCCGCCGCGCCTCCCATGCCGGAGGCGCGTCTGCGTTCCTCCATGCAGGTCATCCGGGGGGCCGGTAGTGGAGGAGGTGGAGTCGGCGCCGTTGGACGCGGCGCGGCGCCCGCGAAGAAGCAGGCCGCCGAACCGGAGGCTCCGAAGCCCGTGCTGCCTCGCGTGGAGGCCGCGCCCCGCGCCGCCAAGGTGCTGGTGATGAGCGACGACGGCCGCTACCAGCCCCTCAAGGCCCGCGCCGTGCGCGTCGTCACGTACATCCAGGGCTCCCGCGCGCGCACCGTGGTCGACCACCTCTTCGAGAACGACACCGGCCGCAGCCTCGAAGGCACGTTCTATTACCCGCTGCCCGGTGGCGCGACGGTGGCGGGCTTCGCGCTGTACTCCGGCGCGGTGGCGGTGGACACGCCGTCGCTGTTCCAGTCGTCGGACCTGCTGCCGCCACTCGGCGACAATTCGACGGAGTCGGAGCAGCTCGCCGCCTCCGCGCCTCCGGCTGCTCGTGGTTCGAAGCGCTCCTGGGGTGACATCCAGGAGGCTCGCGTCGTGGAGCAGAAGCGCGCACGGCAGGTGTACGAGGACGTCGTGCGCCGCAACGTGGACCCCGCGCTGCTCGAATGGTCCGGCGCTTCCACCTTCAGTGCCCGCGTCTTCCCCCTGCCTCCGAAGTCGCTCAAGCGCGTCGTCATCGCGTATGAGCAGACGCTCCTCTTCGACGGCACGCGCCTGCGCTACACGTGGCCGCTGCCCCCGGGCGCGGGCAAGGAGCTGCGCGTCAGCGCTCGCGTCCACGTGGATCCGCGACAGGCCCTGGAGGTCGCGGTGCAGCCGGATGCGGGCGCGAAGGCCCGCACGGTGGGCGCGTGGCAGGTCCATGACTTCCCGACGCTCTCGGGGGACGGCGCGCTGGGATTGGCGCTGAAGCCTCGCGGCGAGGACGCGGACGTGCTGGTGGGGGCCGACGCCGCAGGCCTTCCGGGCCGCGCCTTCCACGCGCGGGTGCGGCTGCCGGGCCGGCTCACCTCCGGCGCGGAGGGGCCTCCCACGGGCCGGGCGGTGCTGGTGGTGGACACGTCGCTGTCCTCCGAGGACGGCAACGCCTGGGCCATCCAGGCGGCCACGCTTCGCGCGCTGCTGGAGAAGGACGCGACGCTGAAGGAGTACGCGGTGCTCCTCTTCGACGTGCGCCCCCGCTGGCTGCACGGACCGGGCTTCCGCCCCAACGACGCCGCGCACCGGCAGGCGAGCTTCGCGGAGCTGGAGCACGTCTTCCTGGAGGGCGCGTCCCACGTGGACGGCGCGCTGGAGGAGCTGGACCGGGCCGGACGTGAATGGCTCAAGCCGTCCGTCTCCGGGGAGCGCGTGACGGCGTTCCTGCTCTCCGACGGCAACATCACCTGGGGGCAGAGCCGCGTGGACGCGCTCCTCTCCCGGCACCCGAGCGTGGAGTCGCTGCGCTGGGTGACGTACCGCTTCGGCGAGGCGGCGGTGAACACGGAGCTCTTCGACGCGCTGGCCCGCTCCAGCGGGGGGCGCGTCGTGAACGTCCTGTCCGCGGCGGAGGTGGAGGCCGCGGCGAAGGCGCACCGCGCGGCGTCCGTGGTGCTGTCCCGCGTGGCCGTGGTGGGCGCGGACGTGAAGGACCTGGTGGTGGCGGGCCGGCCCCGGCTCGTCTTCCCCGGCCAGGAGCTCCAGGTGGCGGGCCGGCTGCCGGGCAAGGGCGACGCGGCGCTGGAGGTGGTGACCCAGGCGGGAACCGGCCCCGAGCGCACGCTGCGCATCCCCCTGCCGTCCGGCGAGGACAGCGCCTTCGCACCCCGGGCGTGGGCGGAGCTCTTCGTGTCCCGGCTGGTGTCCCTGGATGACGAGCGCTTGGACCGGATGGTGGTGGCGCTCAGCCAGCACTACCGGCTGGCCAACGCCCGCGCGTCCATGCTCGTGCTGGAGTCCGAGGGCGACTACACCCGCTACGCCGTGCGCGACGCGCAGGTGGACCTGGAGAACCTGGAGTCGCTGCGGCGCAGGGAGGAGGACCAGCGCCGCGACAAGCTGCTGGGCATCGCGCTGGATGACGTGCCCGCGCGAGGCCGCGCGCTGGTGGCCCGGCTCACCGGGCAGAAGGGCGTGCCCGCGCTCCTGAAGCGGCAGCCGCTGCGGGACGCGCCCTACTCGGGCGGTGAGCAGCGGCTCCAGGCCGAGCTGACCTACCGCAAGGCACGGCGGGAGAACCGGGACGACGTGATGATCTACGAGGCCGTGGCCCGCAGCCGCGCCTTCTCCGGTGACACCTGGGGCGCCGTGCGCGCGCTGTCGTCGCCCGTGGAGCTGCGGCCTCGCGACGCGGAGGCGCTGCGGCTGGTGGGGTATGGCCTGCTGGCGCTGGGGCAGTACCCGGCGGCGGCGGAGCTCTTCGAGCACGTGCGCCTCAACCGTCCCTTCGAGGCGCAGGCCTTCCTGGAGGAGGCGCTCGCGCTGGATGCGGCGGGGCGCTACGCGGAGGCCGCGCGGAACTATGAAATCGTCCTGGCGCGTTCGTGGCCGCGCCATGGCGAGGAGCTGCGGACGGTGGCGGGCTTCCACTACGCCCGCATGCTGGCGGGGCTGGAGCGGCAGGCCCAACTCGCGGAGGTGGCCCCCCTGCTGCGCGAGCGCCGCAACGACTTGCGCGGACCCGACGGCGAGGCGCTGTCCTCGGACGCGCGGCCCATCGACTACCAGCTCACCACGCACTGGAACTCGGACAACACGGACATCGACCTGTGGGTCATCGAGCCGAACGGCGAGAAGTGCTTCTACCAGCACATGCGGTCGTCGCTGGGCGGGCGGCTGTACTGGGACATCACGGATGGCCTGGGGCCGGAGCTGTACCACGCGCGCAAGGCCGCTCCGGGCCCGTACCACGTGGTGGTGCACTACTACGGCAACCACTCGGCGCGGTACGTGGTGCCCACGGCGCTGCTGCTCGTGAGCGACCGGAACGTCTTCGCGGAGGACGACGGGGCCCAGCGTCGCTTCCAGGTGCGCATCCTGCCCAACGCGAACGCACGGCTGTTGCTGCGGCGCGAGGAGCTGGTGGCGGCGAAGGACCGCGTGTCGGCGCAGCCCTCACCGTGA
- a CDS encoding sigma 54-interacting transcriptional regulator, giving the protein MKARVLVADDDAGVRYTLRGLLEDDGLAVEEAVDGEAALARLEAEPPVDLVLSDLRMPRVDGMELLRRVRALPHAPRVILITAHGSERHAVEAMKLGALDYFRKPFDVDDVLAVVRRALGMVRLEAENERLSGEVNLLRSLVFVSPSMARLALLIQRVGPRDVTVLITGESGTGKERVAEALVRASPRADKPYVRFNCAALTPELAEAELFGHSRGAFTGAVRARPGLFREASGGTLLLDEVGELALPLQAKLLRVLQEGEVRPVGEDRAFPVDVRVLAATHRDLPQRVAEGRFREDLYYRLKVVTLQVPPLRSRPEDIAALAKHFLARHTERFRMPPVALTPALLERLTAHPWPGNVRELENALESAVVLSPDGTLDLELLPGGGPSTPLPPSTGATLREKLDAHERELILAALAASKGQRTEAAKALGIGRATLHDKLRKHGLLNEDDEPER; this is encoded by the coding sequence GTGAAGGCACGCGTGCTGGTGGCGGATGACGACGCGGGCGTGCGCTACACGCTGCGTGGCCTTCTGGAAGACGACGGGCTCGCCGTGGAGGAAGCCGTGGACGGAGAGGCCGCCCTCGCTCGCCTGGAGGCGGAGCCTCCCGTGGACCTGGTGCTCAGCGACCTGCGCATGCCGCGTGTGGATGGCATGGAGCTGCTGCGCCGCGTCCGTGCGCTCCCGCATGCGCCCCGCGTCATCCTCATCACCGCGCACGGCTCGGAGCGCCATGCGGTGGAGGCCATGAAGCTCGGCGCGCTGGACTACTTCCGCAAGCCGTTCGACGTGGACGACGTGCTGGCCGTGGTGCGCCGTGCGCTCGGGATGGTCCGGCTGGAGGCGGAGAACGAGCGGCTGTCCGGCGAAGTGAACCTGCTGCGCTCGCTGGTCTTCGTGTCGCCGTCCATGGCCCGCCTGGCCCTGCTCATCCAGCGCGTGGGCCCGCGTGACGTCACCGTGCTCATCACCGGTGAGAGCGGCACTGGCAAGGAGCGCGTCGCCGAAGCCCTGGTGCGCGCCTCCCCGCGCGCGGACAAGCCCTACGTGCGCTTCAACTGCGCAGCCCTCACACCGGAGCTCGCGGAGGCGGAGCTCTTCGGCCACTCAAGGGGCGCCTTCACCGGAGCCGTGCGCGCCCGGCCCGGCCTCTTCCGCGAGGCTTCCGGAGGCACCCTGCTCCTGGACGAAGTGGGAGAGCTCGCCCTGCCCCTCCAGGCGAAGCTCCTGCGCGTCCTGCAAGAGGGCGAGGTGCGGCCCGTGGGCGAGGACCGCGCCTTCCCCGTGGACGTCCGCGTGCTGGCCGCCACCCACCGCGACCTTCCCCAGCGCGTGGCGGAGGGCCGCTTCCGCGAGGACCTGTACTACCGACTCAAGGTCGTGACGCTCCAGGTGCCCCCGCTGCGAAGCCGCCCGGAGGACATCGCAGCGCTCGCGAAGCATTTCCTCGCCCGCCACACCGAGCGCTTCCGCATGCCGCCAGTGGCGCTCACGCCCGCGCTCCTGGAACGCCTCACGGCCCACCCCTGGCCCGGCAATGTGCGCGAGTTGGAGAACGCCCTGGAGAGCGCCGTGGTGCTGTCTCCCGACGGCACGCTGGACCTGGAGCTGCTGCCCGGCGGAGGCCCCAGCACGCCCCTGCCCCCATCCACCGGCGCCACCCTGCGAGAGAAGCTGGACGCGCACGAGCGGGAGCTCATCCTCGCGGCGCTCGCGGCATCCAAGGGCCAGCGCACGGAGGCCGCGAAGGCGCTGGGCATCGGCCGTGCCACGCTGCACGACAAGCTCCGCAAGCACGGCCTCCTGAACGAAGACGACGAGCCGGAGCGCTGA
- the aac(3) gene encoding aminoglycoside 3-N-acetyltransferase encodes MTTKPLATRTDLREALRRLGMEEGDVVMVHAGLRSVGPVLGGVNTVVQALLDAVGSRGTLMAYLDWEMGVEPEDFEDARLREEIPTFDKRIARATRDHGILAETLRTWPGAVRSDHPDAGMVAIGARAEWLCSEHPFRYGYGPGSPLARLVEAGGKVLMLGAPLEKLTLLHHAEHLADLPGKRVVRYQRPLLVNGERRWVDFEEFDTSEPVTDALRASSVDPFTLIGEQCLTEGIGRAGAVGQAPSHLFDARRLLLRGVAWLEAFPR; translated from the coding sequence ATGACGACGAAGCCTCTGGCGACCCGGACCGACTTGAGGGAGGCGCTGCGGCGGCTGGGCATGGAGGAGGGCGACGTCGTGATGGTCCACGCCGGCCTCCGGAGCGTGGGGCCCGTCCTGGGCGGTGTGAACACCGTGGTGCAGGCGCTGCTCGACGCGGTGGGCTCCCGGGGCACGCTCATGGCGTACCTGGACTGGGAGATGGGCGTGGAGCCGGAGGACTTCGAGGACGCGCGCCTCCGGGAGGAGATTCCGACCTTCGACAAGCGCATCGCGCGGGCCACCCGCGACCACGGCATCCTCGCGGAGACGCTGCGGACGTGGCCCGGCGCGGTCCGCAGCGACCATCCGGACGCGGGCATGGTCGCCATCGGCGCACGGGCGGAGTGGCTGTGCTCCGAGCACCCCTTCCGCTACGGCTACGGCCCCGGCTCGCCGCTGGCCCGGCTGGTGGAGGCCGGGGGCAAGGTGCTGATGCTCGGGGCTCCGCTGGAGAAGCTCACGCTGCTGCACCACGCGGAGCACCTGGCGGACCTCCCCGGCAAGCGCGTCGTCCGCTACCAGCGGCCGCTGCTCGTCAACGGCGAGCGGCGCTGGGTGGACTTCGAGGAGTTCGACACCAGCGAGCCGGTGACCGACGCCCTGCGCGCGTCCAGCGTGGATCCGTTCACGCTCATTGGAGAGCAATGCCTGACGGAGGGAATCGGCCGCGCGGGAGCGGTTGGCCAGGCGCCCTCCCATCTCTTTGACGCCCGCCGGCTGTTGCTGCGCGGCGTTGCCTGGTTGGAGGCGTTTCCCCGCTGA
- a CDS encoding right-handed parallel beta-helix repeat-containing protein — protein MQRIRGGVVTWPLALLLLGDTTAKASEPSEARPVRCGEVLTRDTRLTSDLSCPGTPEPALRIAAPGVVLDLGGHTVRRSGPATDDSLGIVAEEGSTVRNGTVRGFDSGYVFDAGPVWLHQVALLDNRTAIYHRLGYAQVLITDSQLAGNTFGMRSEFDAANGVVDVRGSQFTGNGTVLFVDDHEVNVSGSTFTLNANVLFCFYGRVRFRSSTLAWNTSVADLTWNSSAFDNCWELVFDNTVIANNTAFGTPEHPDWEPFDFQLRNSWVMNNGGGLKVATRTVDIRNNVWWDNAGGLTLSDLPEFEPTPLVGPVHGNRFLANDGDGLRVLPGSTPTLARNISQGNTGWGIHAPTAIDAGGNAARGNGAGGCVGVVCAP, from the coding sequence ATGCAACGGATTCGAGGTGGGGTCGTGACGTGGCCCCTGGCGCTGTTGCTCCTTGGGGACACCACCGCGAAGGCCAGTGAGCCCAGCGAGGCGCGGCCTGTCCGGTGCGGCGAGGTGCTGACCCGGGACACGCGGCTCACGAGCGACCTGTCCTGCCCGGGCACGCCCGAGCCCGCGCTGCGGATCGCCGCCCCGGGCGTCGTGCTCGACCTGGGCGGCCACACCGTGCGCCGCTCCGGCCCCGCGACCGATGACTCCCTGGGCATCGTGGCCGAGGAAGGGAGCACGGTGCGCAACGGCACGGTGCGTGGGTTCGACTCGGGCTACGTGTTCGACGCCGGGCCGGTGTGGCTGCACCAGGTGGCGCTGCTCGACAACCGGACCGCCATCTACCATCGCCTGGGCTACGCCCAGGTCCTCATCACGGACTCCCAGCTGGCCGGGAACACCTTCGGCATGCGCAGTGAGTTCGACGCGGCCAATGGCGTCGTCGACGTGCGGGGGTCCCAGTTCACCGGGAACGGGACCGTGCTGTTCGTGGATGACCACGAGGTCAACGTGTCCGGTTCGACCTTCACGCTGAACGCGAACGTCCTCTTCTGCTTCTACGGCCGTGTCCGCTTCAGGTCGAGCACGCTCGCCTGGAACACCTCCGTGGCCGACCTGACCTGGAACAGCAGCGCCTTCGACAACTGCTGGGAGCTCGTCTTCGACAACACCGTCATCGCGAACAACACCGCGTTCGGCACGCCCGAGCATCCCGACTGGGAGCCCTTCGACTTCCAGCTGCGCAACTCCTGGGTGATGAACAACGGCGGCGGCCTGAAGGTCGCGACCCGGACCGTCGACATCCGGAACAACGTCTGGTGGGACAACGCGGGAGGACTGACCCTGTCCGACCTGCCGGAGTTCGAGCCCACGCCGCTCGTCGGCCCCGTCCACGGCAACCGCTTCCTGGCGAACGACGGCGACGGCCTGCGCGTCCTCCCCGGCAGCACCCCCACCCTCGCCAGAAATATCTCCCAGGGCAACACGGGCTGGGGCATCCACGCGCCCACGGCGATTGACGCAGGAGGCAATGCCGCACGCGGCAACGGCGCGGGCGGCTGCGTGGGGGTCGTCTGCGCCCCGTAA
- a CDS encoding DUF1565 domain-containing protein, with translation MNRSAILSLRPGRVLAALALLPFLASAAPLYVSPSGSDSNAGTSASAPLKTLQAALDKATAGTTINLAAGTYRERPTTKRAGTATAPITIKGPETGKARSGRYKAVLFGTGRIFNIDHSHYVLEGFTIDGQEKLLNASWPTSLSGVSAFKDANTGVVADGRLIYIGSSETSRDITGVVIRDMFLNGAGGECIRMRSNAHHNEIANSVIQWCGLYAKSSSDGYRYHNGEGVYIGTSPKSTDQPMYANDTSSFNNVRDNTIHTYGSECLNVKENAHDNTFARNDCRYNDEPLEYLGSLVELRGHHNVLDSNVLAVSRSYALKMKSDSDAYDLGGNSATNNTFQQATGAFIRNDNDAAQATFCGNTFDTTAPVVTGTSVGTPTAPCAGPGPDNFESYTSFPAGGWTNASGNGTWAIVTDGTKAARQQSTSSATYIVTGGQATWANYSYSARVKTGSTSIRNGLVARYVDGNNFYFLVLHNGNLVLNKKVAGSTTTLQTVPFTASTSTFYTLTLTVSGTSLQGFVDGVLRVQGTDTSLTAGKPGFYATGVATYDDVRVTSP, from the coding sequence GTGAACCGCTCCGCGATCCTCTCCCTCCGCCCGGGCCGCGTCCTGGCCGCGCTGGCGCTGCTGCCCTTCCTGGCCAGCGCCGCGCCGCTCTACGTGAGCCCCAGCGGCTCTGACTCCAACGCCGGCACCTCCGCCTCCGCGCCGCTGAAGACCCTCCAGGCGGCCCTGGACAAGGCCACCGCTGGCACGACCATCAACCTGGCCGCGGGCACCTACCGCGAGCGGCCCACGACGAAGCGCGCGGGCACCGCCACCGCGCCCATCACGATCAAGGGGCCGGAGACGGGCAAGGCGCGCTCCGGGCGCTACAAGGCGGTGCTGTTCGGCACGGGGCGCATCTTCAACATCGACCACAGCCATTACGTGCTGGAGGGCTTCACCATCGATGGGCAGGAGAAGCTGCTCAACGCGTCCTGGCCCACGTCCCTGTCCGGCGTGAGCGCCTTCAAGGACGCCAACACCGGCGTCGTCGCCGACGGCCGGCTCATCTACATCGGCTCGTCGGAGACGTCTCGGGACATCACCGGCGTGGTGATCCGCGACATGTTCCTCAACGGCGCGGGCGGCGAGTGCATCCGCATGCGCAGCAACGCGCACCACAACGAGATCGCCAACTCCGTCATCCAGTGGTGCGGCCTGTACGCCAAGAGCAGCAGCGACGGCTACCGCTACCACAACGGCGAGGGCGTCTACATCGGCACCAGCCCCAAGTCGACGGACCAGCCGATGTATGCGAATGACACCAGCTCCTTCAACAACGTCCGCGACAACACCATCCACACGTACGGGTCGGAGTGCCTGAACGTGAAGGAGAACGCGCACGACAACACGTTCGCGCGCAACGACTGCCGCTACAACGACGAGCCGCTGGAGTACCTGGGCAGCCTCGTGGAGCTGCGCGGCCACCACAACGTGCTGGACTCCAACGTCCTCGCGGTCAGCCGCAGCTACGCGCTCAAGATGAAGTCGGACTCGGACGCCTATGACCTGGGCGGCAACTCCGCCACGAACAACACGTTCCAGCAGGCGACGGGCGCGTTCATCCGCAACGACAACGACGCGGCGCAGGCGACCTTCTGCGGCAACACGTTCGACACGACGGCGCCCGTGGTGACGGGCACGTCCGTGGGCACGCCCACCGCGCCGTGCGCGGGCCCGGGGCCGGACAACTTCGAGTCCTACACGTCCTTCCCCGCGGGAGGCTGGACGAACGCCAGCGGCAACGGGACCTGGGCCATCGTCACGGACGGGACGAAGGCGGCGCGCCAGCAGTCCACCTCATCGGCGACCTACATCGTCACGGGCGGGCAGGCCACCTGGGCGAACTACTCGTACTCGGCCCGGGTGAAGACCGGCTCCACGTCCATCCGCAACGGCCTGGTGGCCCGGTACGTGGATGGGAACAACTTCTACTTCCTGGTCCTCCACAACGGGAACCTGGTGCTGAACAAGAAGGTCGCCGGCTCGACGACGACCCTTCAGACCGTGCCGTTCACCGCGAGCACGTCCACGTTCTACACGCTGACCCTCACCGTCAGCGGCACGTCCCTCCAGGGCTTCGTGGACGGCGTGCTCCGCGTGCAGGGGACGGACACGAGCCTGACCGCGGGCAAGCCCGGCTTCTACGCCACGGGCGTGGCGACCTACGACGACGTGCGCGTCACCAGCCCGTAG
- a CDS encoding alpha/beta fold hydrolase: protein MNASRHPLSWSAFSLGLVTGPITCGLFVLAACIGASASGWGYALGGVLLSLGLLTKPWRTRRGLTRVGLALLVTVAAVRLAVADGARVHTERLPSPGTRYLNRLVDERDGTLVAAHALLLARRLPASDAAGFIPALESAFERLAREEGPVATPAIATWLGLQSPEAFDTVVITPEHPSPDTAVVMLHGFAGNFTVYCWQLAQAARAISARTVCPSVGPQGAWWTEDGARTLEQTLTGLKARGIRRVYLAGLSNGAVGAHVLSSRVADSGLELRGLVLISGAERRAATPEVPVLFVQGTRDTMMPASLARDVAARLGRRATWFGVDSGHFAFLDRHAECQEAITTWLLRQEGRASR from the coding sequence ATGAATGCCTCGAGGCATCCTCTCTCCTGGTCGGCCTTCTCTCTCGGGCTCGTCACGGGCCCCATCACCTGCGGCCTGTTCGTGCTGGCGGCCTGCATCGGCGCCTCGGCATCTGGCTGGGGATACGCGCTGGGAGGCGTCCTGCTCTCGCTGGGCCTCCTCACGAAGCCCTGGCGGACGCGGCGGGGCCTGACCCGCGTGGGACTGGCGCTCCTCGTCACGGTCGCGGCGGTCCGGCTCGCGGTGGCGGATGGCGCCCGGGTGCACACCGAGCGGCTGCCGTCGCCGGGAACGCGTTACCTGAACCGGCTGGTGGACGAGCGCGACGGGACGCTCGTCGCGGCCCACGCGCTCCTGCTCGCGCGGCGGCTGCCCGCCTCGGACGCGGCCGGGTTCATCCCCGCGCTGGAGTCTGCCTTTGAGCGGCTCGCGCGGGAGGAAGGCCCGGTGGCCACGCCCGCCATCGCGACGTGGCTCGGGCTCCAGTCACCGGAGGCCTTCGACACGGTGGTCATCACCCCGGAGCACCCCAGTCCTGACACGGCCGTGGTGATGCTCCACGGCTTCGCCGGCAACTTCACCGTGTATTGCTGGCAACTGGCCCAGGCCGCCCGGGCCATCTCCGCGAGGACCGTCTGTCCTTCCGTGGGCCCACAGGGCGCCTGGTGGACGGAGGACGGCGCGAGGACGCTCGAGCAAACCCTGACGGGGCTCAAGGCCCGGGGCATCCGCCGCGTCTACCTGGCGGGGCTGTCCAACGGAGCCGTGGGGGCGCATGTCCTCAGCAGCCGTGTCGCGGACTCGGGCCTGGAGCTGCGGGGACTGGTGTTGATCTCCGGTGCGGAGCGCCGGGCGGCGACGCCCGAGGTCCCCGTGCTGTTCGTGCAGGGGACGCGCGACACGATGATGCCCGCCAGCCTTGCCCGGGACGTGGCCGCGCGTCTGGGAAGGCGCGCGACCTGGTTCGGCGTGGACAGCGGGCACTTCGCCTTCCTGGACCGCCATGCCGAGTGCCAGGAGGCCATCACCACCTGGCTGCTGCGGCAGGAGGGCCGCGCGTCACGGTGA